In Desulfosporosinus youngiae DSM 17734, the genomic stretch GCCTGGGCAGCCAATTCCCCTTGACGGGATTGCCGGCTTTGAATTTTGTCAGGTAAACAACGGTTAAAACAAAGGACAGGATCTGCCCTAAAACAGTAGCCAAAGCCGACCCGGCAATTCCCCATTGCAAAACCAGCACAAAAAGCGCATTCAAGGGAATATTCAGGATGGCACCGGAAGACAGGGTTATCATGGCAAAGGTTGGGCTGCCGTCGGCGCGTATTATGGCGGAGCAGGCCGTTGCAAAAAGAAGAAAAGGCATACCAAGGGCCGTAATCCCCAGATAAGTTGCCGCCAAGGGCAGGATTTGCGGCGTCGCCCCAAAAAGAATCAGCAAAGGTTTCAGGAATAAAAGGGTCGCCCCGGTTATAACCAAGCCCAAAATCAGCATCAGGCTGATACCGTTGCCCACGTATCTGAGAGCATCCTGCTTTTTATCGGCTCCTAAATTCAAGTTGAAATTGGTCGCAGTGCCCAGGCCGATCATCAGGGCACAAGCGGACAGGAAGGTTGTAACGGGAAAGGCAATATTGGTGGCCGCGTTACCAAGCATACCCACCACATGACCGATAAAAATCTGATCCGTTATGTTATATATGGCATTAATCAAGGTATTTATAATTGCAGGAATTGAAAATTGCACAATCAATTTTACCACAGGAACCGTGCCTAGGGGATTACCCAGCGGTGAATTCCCCGGCCCTTTAGTGCCCGGGCCTGCCGGAATTCCTCCGGGGCCCTGCCCAGGGACATCGGGTGGTCGATCCTCAAGACCCTCAGCCCTTGAATTCTTATCCTTCCGACTTGGATTTTTACGTTCCATAACCGCTCCCTCCTTATTTCTTTGACCGAATAATTTAGAGATTTGTGCCGATCAGATATTAGTACATTTGTACTAATGTTGCCAGAAATTTTTTTGCCTTAACTATTTTCTTATCCGCCGGCTAAACATGGCAACCCGGCACAAACATGTCCCCATACGCGCCACGTGTCGCGTATGGGGACAAACCCAATTCACCATTTTTAACTAGACTGTAACCTCCTGAAAAATCAATTTATTCACTATTTACTGAGGTTGATACGACGAGGGGAGAAGCTAGACTGCCCTCCTATGTATTGCAGATTTCCGTAATGGCTGGGAATGAATGATGCGTGGTTACCGGCGGCGAAAAAACTTGTCGATGAAGTTGCTGAGATGGCAGAAGAATTAAAAGATGTTCCAATGTTATCCCATACTCATGGACAGCCGGCCTCGCCAACTACTATTGGGAAGGAACTGGCAATATTTGTTTATAGATGGAACCGACAACTAAAGCTAATTCGTTCACTTGAGTATCTTGGTAAATTTAATGGCGCTGTAGGTAATTTCAATGCTCATAAAATCGCGTATCCCAATGTTAAATGGGAGAAAGCAGCCAAGGGATTTGTCAGCGGTTTGGGCCTGGAGTATAACCCCATGACTACACAGATTGAGTCTCATGATTATATGTCTGAATGTTTCCATGCCATCAGTCGTTTTAACAATATTGTTTTAGATTTTGACAGGCAGGTCAACCGTCTTGAATATCCTTATCATGACAATAAAAATGGTCCCGGACCGCTTGCTGCAAGCCCAAAACCACAGAACTTCCGCCTTATTTTATTAGTTTCCTGATTTCCTCTTCAGCCAGCCCTGTAGCATTCATCACTTTAGCCCAACATTCAGCTTTGCTAATTGTTTCTCTTGTCGAAAAGACTTTTTAGCCAAATAGCTAACGTCCTCGGCAATCTCATCTAATTTTTCATCCGTAATTCTTGACTCAAGTTGCAGCTCCTCAATCTTTGTCCCAAAGGTGGTATGAGCATCTTTATTATCGTTGTTTACCTGATCCTGGCTGACTCTAAAATCGTGTAGGGCACTGATCTGTTTATCAAACTTATCTTCCAAACGAACTATGTCACTTTTTAACGCTTGTATGTCACCCTTTAATTCAGTCCTTAACCCTTGCATTTCACCTTTTAATTCAGTCCTTAGCTCTTGCATGTCACCCTTTAACTCAGTCCTTAACCCTTGCATTTCCTTAAACATTTTAGCAAACTGATCTGCCATAAACTCTTGAAATTTATCGTTTTCCATCTGGCTTTTCCCTCCCCTCTCATAATATTAGCCTGGGAGCCGGCAAGTCAACCGTCCAAATACGATAATACAGAAAATATTTATTCCCTTACTTGAAGTAAGCGTTTCAATGATTCTGCCAATACTAAGCCAAATATTGAGGCGGTTAAAAAGTTAGAGATAACTGTATAAGTGTGCATATGTGCTAATTGTGCCTTAAGTTTAATGTGACAGCTTTTGTCTCTTATAGTAAACTATTCACAATCAGATACAAGGCGACTCTGGCAACTGC encodes the following:
- a CDS encoding MATE family efflux transporter, encoding MERKNPSRKDKNSRAEGLEDRPPDVPGQGPGGIPAGPGTKGPGNSPLGNPLGTVPVVKLIVQFSIPAIINTLINAIYNITDQIFIGHVVGMLGNAATNIAFPVTTFLSACALMIGLGTATNFNLNLGADKKQDALRYVGNGISLMLILGLVITGATLLFLKPLLILFGATPQILPLAATYLGITALGMPFLLFATACSAIIRADGSPTFAMITLSSGAILNIPLNALFVLVLQWGIAGSALATVLGQILSFVLTVVYLTKFKAGNPVKGNWLPRLSYVKGIVTLGAAGFLNHFIMMLVQITMNNTFTHYGACLNMAVNCLWPSLELSQRSILSSLPL
- a CDS encoding lyase family protein: MNDAWLPAAKKLVDEVAEMAEELKDVPMLSHTHGQPASPTTIGKELAIFVYRWNRQLKLIRSLEYLGKFNGAVGNFNAHKIAYPNVKWEKAAKGFVSGLGLEYNPMTTQIESHDYMSECFHAISRFNNIVLDFDRQVNRLEYPYHDNKNGPGPLAASPKPQNFRLILLVS